Below is a genomic region from Lineus longissimus chromosome 16, tnLinLong1.2, whole genome shotgun sequence.
ATAATGATTGGAGACTGCCACTGCATAGTGCTGGAAATCATCCGAGACTTTTTGAATATCAGGCCATGATATATTACGCAATTGTTACACAACATTCCACATACTTATGTGACGTGTACCAGTAAAAAGAAAACAAACCCATACGCCCATGGGGTCAATAATATGTTGAGCTTCATTATGACAAAGTAATTTTTAAATATAAGGCTTTTGACTGAAGATCATTACAACTTGAACTGACCACAGACGTTGAAAACATGACAGAAGTTTATAATAAGAGACACTACTCTCGTTTGCGAACTGGTCTCTTTTTCCCCAAATGGGGTGATTTCCAATGGAGCAAATTTTCAAACAAGTTGTGCCAGTGCACAAAAGCAGCTCCACATTTCAGCAGCCCCCCCATATCAATTTACAAGTTCCACTCCAAAATAATCACCGTAAAAATAAAACTGGTAGCGTCGAAACCGTTCCTCACAAGTTAAAACATACAATGTTTACATGAGTGAATCAATGTATTGCAAAATGAACTCATTTAACATGATTTAATCGACTACTACACTGTACATAACATGACTGGCCGCAAAAACTACACTGGCATTTTAATACCATTTCGACATCACACAACTAAACAAAGATATGCCATCTTTTTGAGCATTGTACTAAAAACCATATCCTAAAAAACTTTTTCTACACTGTACATCAAATTTCATTAAGTGCTGTTGGCTATTCATGACAGAACAGTACAGTAAGGGTAACGTGACACTGTGCATTACAGTACTGCAAGGGTAATGTAACCATGTCCATTACAGTACAGAAAGGATAATGTAATGCTGTCCATTACAGAATTGACAACTGTCAAGTACTGTACTGTAAAGTACTGTACTGTCAGGAATAGCAAACAACTGTGGTATTATACAAATACTTTTGCACATTTTGTGCTTTTACATTCTCCAGGTTTTCGACACCTCTTTTTCCAACATGATTACCAAAACATTCTCATCTAATGCCCACAAATCACTTGAATTAACATGTCGCATCAACCCAATTTGTCGCTTTCACATTTTCTACAAAATAAAATAATGGCAGTTTTTTTGTTACAGTAAAATTTAGACTTCACCAAGCGAaaaatcttctccccttttgaCAAGTACCCATACCGCTGGCAccagaatgaaatgtacagagATGACACAGACAGCATATTCCTGGTTCCCATAGGAAATTGACAGGTTCAATGTGATTTTTCAACACTCATTGTCTCAGGCAGATTGATATAACAAGAGTACACAGTACCCTCttttttattttacaaaaatgGTATTTACATCGGAATTTACAAGACAAAGCTGTAGTTGAATGGCAGAAAAAGGCTAAAAGATGCAGCAAAAAATGTCCACGTTGCCTTTTCTGAGAAAACCAAAAACCTCTTAGAATCTGCTAAGTATCCTTGAATCACATTGGACTAGAGTTAAGTTTGGTTTAATGATTCAACAGTGTCGCAACTCCGCTTGCAAGAAACTCACTTTTGGCACCAGATCTCACAACAGCACCCGAGAGAATCACTTCTCCAACTGACCGAGAATCTTATCCTAATCTTGTTTATTCAAGGCAGGCTTCCCACCTTACAGAGCAGCCTGCACTGACAGTGccggcaagttggaaggcctgtctAATTTTCAGAAAGCTGGGGAGCCGATTCCTCGGGGTTAACATAGATTCATCTCCTGAGATCTGTTCAGTTCAGCTCCTCAATTCGTCTAGCAGACGCTCAATGACTTCTCAGTTTCACTCAAGATTCTCCTCCAGTTGTCGTTCTACGACATTGCAAGCCAATGAGGTCAGTTCGTTAGTCTTTTAAAGACAGCAGTTGATGACCAGGTATAAGCGCAAGGAACAATAGACTCTTAAATGAGTAGATAGGAGGTGCCACTCAGTCAGTGTGCTCCTTACTTGCGTCATCCATGGAGTCATACtagaagaaaaacaaagaaaaccgTTAGAATTTATTAGAATTTACTCTCCACgggagaaaatattttttgaatgaaTAGTTGATTGATCCTTTTGCGGTGACACAATTGACATAGACATGTCAATTGTAGGAATGAGTGAGTGAGTAGTTGATCTTGCCTCAAAACCTTTTTAAGTGGGCCTGGTGTAAGAGACAACAAACATTCCTCTATCAAATGCTTCAGTTATTCTTATATAGGTGAAGGGTATAAGTGAAGTTTGAGTTTGTTTGAATTCAAAGGCAATGTGGCGATTGTTCCAGTCTTTTCAAAGACGGCGAAAGACTTACCACTGCCAACTGTCGTCCAATATTGCCCATGGTTACACCACCGGAGAAGAATATACAGGGCAGCCATGATCGAACGTACAGGAAATCTGGCTCTGTATATctgtaaaatcaagggatgtatgCATGTAAGGGACATGGACACTAATTTTTACCCGGTTATTTGCTTACTCGAAGGATTGGAACAGGAAGGACAGAATTTACCAACAATTTATTcccatttcacaaaaaataaCACTGTATGTAGAACAAGCCTCAGGATAGGAGACTTTGACAGATTTTCGCTTTGAATGgtttattcttgatattatTTTACTCACCTGTAAACTCCATTATAAACTAATAGTTGTGTGACGAATGTAGCAAGAACGGCGATGCCTACACCGAGACCGAATCCACTCCTGGATCTATCAAAGAGCCACCACAACCCGATGGACATCGCAGCCAGGGACAGAGATAGCTGTAAGTTATTTGCAAAGGCGATTTTCTGTAGAAACGGTTAAGGCAAATACAATTGTATAAAATCTAACGATGATGATACCCCATGTACTAGTAATCCAAGCCTTATCAATTCAGGAAGGACAATACTATATAATGCTATACAAGGTGGATGCATTGTCAATTGTCAAGAGACCAGGCCAAATCAAGCAACGTCAAACTTATTGCCCCACCAAACAGAGTAATACTATGGCCACGGTCGCTGAGAAGGactttcactttcatttcaaaAAGAATTCTAACAAGTTTTTCGAATCGAGGTcaagagaaatagtttttggtgCCAATAATGTCATCAATGGCTGATCGGGTcaaaagttcgagtcgattctcttcagGAATTGAGTCAATGTTGTGATAGTTAGTAAAAGGATACAGCACTAGCATGATTGATTCCAACAAAGACGGCTACACATCTCATAACACTCGACCATTCTCTCTTGTAGTGATGCACCTCTCCTAATTTTTGGTCCAAACAGGGATAAAGCAGTCCTATAACGGCTGAAATCATAAAATGGAAAATTAACAATAATCTTTTTTCAAACGGTGCATACCTAGATCTGACTCCTGTTCAAACAACTTGGTTTGTACCCTTTCCAGAAACACTTTTATATTCAAGTTTCTCTCACTTCTGAGTTCTGTACCCGGTAGTCACTTTGCCCAGATGTTGCCCTCTTAGTAGTCCCAGCTGGTTGGTATGAGATGGACCAAATTGATACAGACTTAATCATTCCATGCAGAAATACAGACTGTAGTCTAAACACTCATAGACAGGTCACACATCTTTCAGACTTTCCACCACCGACTTGACTTCTGACTTTGAGGTAGAATTACATTTAGTGTTCAATAATTGACTGACAAACCTCTTTTGATTGATGAAACTTCTTCTATCAAAGGAAATGATACTACTTGAACTAGTAATAGTATTAGGTAGACGATAGAAAAAGTGCCATTTTGAGTGTCGTTCTCAAAAGGTAACCATGCTCTTCCCCAATTTTTGCTAACAATAACATACATTCTGGCACCCAAGTTTTACTCACCAGCGGCAATGCCACAGCTCGGAGGCACCCACCAAGCAGATGAGAATAAACTCAGCAACACCTCTGGAGGGAAGAGCGTCACGTTTCGTTGCACCTGGAGAAGATTAAGCACCAATGCGAAGAACACCCCCACGCTGAACAACAGCAGGAATCGCAGGAAGAAGTTACGTATCGACGTCATCAGGGAACTGGTAGGCGAGCACTCCGTAGCAGACATCTTTTATTTAAGTTTTGGGCCCCGAACTATCGAGAATGATTCAGGAGAGACCTGTAAAGAGAaagagggaggaaggaattatTTTTTAGTAAAGTTTTAATACAACTCAAGTCAAAATATCAACAGGTTTTCTGCTGGGCTGGAAAAACACTCAATATGCCCTACGTACATGACTTTTTTTCCAAAGCATGTCCAACGTGAGAGCACCTACCAGTACCAGTGCCATATTGCACGCACAGTCTTGAGCCAAGTTATATTTTTGAATTGAATGGACCCGTCCAGTCACTATACCAAAGGCAATAGAttagaaatgcaaaataacACTTTTATAAACTACACAGCCAAACAGAAGATTCTTTAAATCCACAAGCCGAATCTGGTATGCAACACATCCATACAGGCTGTAACTATCATAACACTATGACTCTGTGCTCTGCTCAACCAATAGACAACAGCCATCTCCGTCTCGCAAAAATCAATATCGCCCATTTACATTATTCATAAAGGGGTGGATGTAAATTATGGAAGTTTGTTGAATTAGATGGTACAAATTCAATAGTGCTTTTAAAATCATTAACAGTTAACAGTTAAGAACAACACAGTCCTCTAACTGTGCATCATTGTCACAGCCAAAATTTGACCCCTACCCCTTGCCTAATAGTCACCTTTAACAGTACGCACACCAATTTGAACCCCTAGCCGTCCCCCTTTAACAGTAAGCATGGAGTCATGCGGTGGTGTGATGGGTGTAGCTGGCAGCTCAGTCAATAAGCGACATGAGGTTGTCATCAGGCCactttattgattgacaggtgtTTCCCGTGCAAAATCTATACAGAACATTGATTCAAGATACCGTATTATATCTTTCCAGACTTGCAATCTGaataattttttatcaaaagtctGTTAGGTCCAGGATGGCTGGAAATCTGTGAAGGCAGGGCAGAAAAGGGCCCAGCCTAAAAAAAGGCAAGGTGCAGTGTCCTGCTCTTGTTTTAATTGAGTAAAACCAGTCACTGCTGCTctaagcttggcaggttgagacagatgGTGGTTTTTTTCCACTATTGCCTGCCTTTTGTGGATcagagtacatcaatttcttcttctaTCATctcaaaaagagaaaattgaaaaggcTGGGTGGTGCGCTCTGCAAAACTCTTTAGCGAAAAAAACTAGTACTCACTCGGAGGACagaacatatgtgacccgtcacagcaaaatcaagtgcatgtcgctctgagcttggcaggttgagacggactgtttgttcatttctctattgtctgccttttgtgaaatacgagcacacctatttcttccattatctcctggtgtcatttaggatcatcttctgtgcgacatgcgcctggttttgctgtgacgggtcacatattagtTTTGAAAAAAGTCACACGAACTGTAATCATAATGTAGGAAGTTAGAACAAACCTGATCTGTTGAAAATATTCGAAATCTGAACAGAGTGACCGAACAAACACACTGAACCAACACTCTCAAAAACTATCCAAATTCCAAAGAGAATAAATTCAGAAGACGAATCGACAACGACAAagttattgtaaaataaaacaaTTCAGGAAGATCGTGATCATATTTATAATCCAAAATCAGGTCATTTCCCACAATTTACACATTGAAGTCACCCCACCCGTGATGTCATCATACTCTAGGATCAACCTTAAAAAACCGGGTGATCAGCCTTTATCTGGCATATTTCTGTGAAAATATTAGGCAAGGTTTGTTTACTATTGCCgtatttatcttacaactgttgCTAATGTGCCAAATCTTTCATAGCTTATCTTTTACgattgatttgaaattgatccACTGATCCGTTGTTGACATTCATGGCTAAAACTGGGTGAGCCATCACGTCACCCGATATCTGACGATCATGATTTGTCAATCTATGAGGATAAACAGTAACACTTTCTAAAGAATGCAGGATTAGCCCAGATTGTTGTCTTCTAGTGAGTAAGATGATGATGTCTAAGGACTAAATTCCTGGATTAGAATGTTGAGGATTATCAAATCTCATCAACTGATAAATAGTGACATGCATGACACCCAGAGTCACACGGACAGTGTCTCGAGAAATCTCTGTCCCAGCTGGCAGTGGCATAACACACTTTGAAACTCCCAAAGTCCAGCAACAAACACCCTCGAAGTTTATCTTTTTTGGTCTGGAAGACAGGATTAATTCCGTTGTGACCACTCAAATTGAATTGTGCCTGACACTTGTCAAGACCCATGATTGATATGAAGGTTGCCTTGTCCGGAAAATGGGATACTGAAGTGAACACTCTTTAAAATAGAAACATCACCCGATAACACACTTTGAAACTCCCAAAGTCCAGCAACAAACTTACGAGACCCTTGAAGTTTATCTTTTTTGGTCTGGAAAACACGATTAATTCCGTTGTGACCACTCAAATTGAATTGTGCCTGACACTTGTCAAGACCCATGATATGAAGGTTGCCTTTCATGTCCGGAAAATGGGATACCGAAGTGAACACTCTTTAAAATAGAAACATCACCCGATTACCACTCAACAAAACCATATCAACTCTCAACATTGTCAACCCTCACTGACCCTTTGAATTGATGCCAAGTCTTGGAAGCACCTTGTATACCTTGTCTTAACTCGGTCACAACCTCAACTGTCACTGTCGCCAACGTGTTTTCTAGTTACTTGCTGTATGGACTGTAGGTGTCATCAGATGGTGTCATGGACGACAGATAGGCTTGGCGAGTAGGTTCAAAAGAGGACAATTCGGGAATGGGGCCAAATCAGTCATGCAGTACTTTGTATTTCAATCAATTAGTAGGTAAATTGGTTAAGAGGTTCAAGTACAGTGACAATGAAAATGTCAGTGGCATATCCAGAATTGACCTTTTCGACgaatcagcgccaaaacaaaataaaaggGGAAATGCGCACTCTCAGACAACGTCCGAAGGCCTCAGCCAACTTTGGACAGTGCCATAAGCCACTGCCGTGTCTGTGACCCttttttgttccaggtgaaacacatGACGACTGCAAACTTCTTCGACCATTCGCAAAATCGACATTGACCGCCATATTGCCATTGATCAATACGACACTTAAGAGGTTGGCCCAAGTGGTGACAGTACGTTttaaactcgcacagtgccgaaattaaacaATTTTTAACGGTTTAGACGAtgatgggagactgctaaaatgtggaatctccCACCTATAGCAAAACAAGGATGTTATCTGTCATTCCCGATTCGACATGTATTAGCAGTCTCCCTtctgaaatttttcaatttcgGCATTGTGTGAGTTTGAACCATACCATCATCAGGCATCACAACTACCTGGCCAACTTCTGAAGTGTTGTATTGTggcacatcatgacatgcagtCCCTCAATAGTATGTTAAGGCAGTATGAGGATGGAGAAGCAGATTGGCCAATTTGAAAATACATCATGTTTGCATTCATTATGCATCATGTATACACACATACACGACATACGTGCATGCAGGTAAACAGCTGATCGCGCGCTTAACATGCTACACACCGGGAAAGAAAAATCTAAATTATGGAAAACTATAGGTAAAACGAGCAAGATACTCTGGAAAACAAAACGGATAAATACCAAGACACTATCTCACCTAAAATGATGACCATCAGTAGGGCTGAGCAGCGATAAAACTTATCTTTGTTTGAGTTCATCAGCCCCAAGTGGATGAAGTCACACGATGTCAACAAACTCGGATGAGCCGATGCAGCCAATCAGAGAAAAGTTGATTGGTCACGTGCCGCGGGTACGCTGAGGTGATGACTTGATTGAAAATGTACGTGTTGGAATAGACGATGAAGCGGTGGCTTTTTCAAATAAGCACACTTCAGCTCTAAAAAAGACAATTTCCAACAATTTACCGCAAAATTATTCTAACATAAACTCTAAATGATAACACCAGCAGACAGAGGTACAAAAATGAGCCATGGTTTTCTTTATTCATCTTTATAACCGGATAGTATTTTCAGCGAAACATCGGGTGATCGTAAATTTTTATGAATGAGTTGCACCACTTTCCTTTCGTGTCTCGATGTTTTGACTGGGGCATTGATTGGCCTTATTTGCATTTCCATGACAAAGGCGGCTGTGTTGTCTCGCCTTAGTAAGCCAAAGTAAACAGATAGCCACGTGCCATAAGGAGATTGAAAGGGCTGTCGGCGTTCATTCTGACAGGGCCCGTCACAGTCCACGTGGTTGATGTTGCATCCtaaggaaatcgggggttaatgttttTCACGCTTAGAACGGTTAGACAGTGGCAATATAATACCATggtatagtgcgctgcttgtaacatggattgaaaagCCTTCTTTCTTGATATGTAGGTCGAATGAGGCTtgacaacgatgatcaccattgatgacgcttggagaatgccgTATAGCGATTTCATTCCTTCCGACGCGGCCGCTTAGCTGACATCCAACGACGGAACCCGAGCATCTGACGAGGACGATgaaacaaccaacctctgccagctggttatctgatctcgcGAGACTGGTAGTACGGGCTcgattcatactgggcatgcgcttTAAGGCCCGAGATCGCGGCGCTAGAAATCGAACGCACTACACGAGAAACGTCCCCGCCATTTCTCAAAATTTCCGAAGTGGAAGAAGTCTCCTTCCTTTTTCGCTGCAAACTCGTAATCCAGTCAAAATTATAAGCGGACAATAATTCAAAACGAAAGATAACACAATGCCACGTGAAATCATCACTTTGCAATTGGGACAATGTGGCAATCAAAGTGAGTTTTGGGACCTTTTCGCTCGGTTCCTGTCAAATATAAATTCATTGTGCTTtgtcctgtacattttgtagtgcAATGAAAGTTGCATGAATATTTTTACAATCGAATGGAACTTTTTGTATCTTTTTTGGGGTGCTGATACCCAAATTTTTCATATACTTCTGTAAAGAAGTAGGGTAGTTTATAAGAAGAAGAATGTGCCAAGTTTGAACTCGGTGAATGTTACTTGACTCCATCTCATTCTCAGCTTAgccaggcctaggcctactttcTGACTTGGTTGGTCTTTGCCACTGACTTTGGTCTTAGAATTGGACATTTTTCGTCTTCAAGAACCGAGTCAGCCTGTGAGTGTGGCTGTGCCTTTACTGCATTAGCTGTACCACAGTGATATGATATATATGACGTATTATCATTCTCTCTAAGAGTAAGACGTCATAGATATCTATGACGTATTATCATTCTCTCTAAGACATCATAGATATCATATCACTGCTGTACCAGTGACAGTGTACCATTAAAAGTGTCTCTACCTCTGACTGGCAGCATGGCACAATATGATATCCTTGAGGCTGACTTTTTAAGTTAATTTTTTTGAGTTAGGGGGTCACTCCCATCACACAGAAAGGAGTATTTGCATCGAGATCAACCATGTCCAAGAAAAGTCAACAAAGGGTGGTTATTTCTAACAAAGCACCAGGACCGCAAGTAATGGGTAAAGCAAACCATCTCTTCTGTCATTTTTGCTTGCAGATGGTGACTTGACCATGGTGACACTGTGACTGCTTACATTCTAAGAATCTATGTAACTCATCCTTCCTAATTATCACATTTTTCTGCTTTTTCAGTTGGTATGGAATTCTGGAAGCAGCTCTGTGCGGAGCATGGCATCAGTCCTGAAGGAATCCTAGAGGAGTATGCTACTGAGGGAACAGATAGGAAAGATGTCTTTTTTTACCAGGTGAACACAAATAAATCAGTATTTCTACGAAGTATGATAAAGTTTGGAAGTGTAAAAtgataagtttttggttttcttGTTTCACATAGTCAGTGAGTCACACATGACGTTGCAATGGCATGACGTCTTGGTCTGGGTGTGCCAAAAAAACACCTTGTTAGAAGTTGGATCTCCAAATGTGATCTAGATCTTACATATATGTTGGCATCTGGTGTTTATTATTCAgaaacaacatgcatgtttgtgAGATAAGAAGAAATGTTAAAAATTAGGACAAGAAGTAGTATTGAGAGACGGAAAAAGTGAAGTCCTCATAACTCCAAGCTCTGAAAAAACATTAGGTTTAAAAGATAAAATGGAAGTGTGACTTTCAACCCGACTATCGATAAAGTAACTTTCCATTCCTCTTTAAGGCCGATGATGAACATTACATCCCACGGGCAGTTCTCCTCGATCTGGAGCCGAGAGTGATCAACTCCATCATGAATTCCTCCTACGCCAATCTCTACAATCCAGAGAATATCTATCTCTCAAAGCACGGTGGTGGCGCCGGTAATAATTGGGCAAGCGGATATTCGCAGGCCGAGAAGCTGTATGAAGAGGTGTTTGACATCATAGATAGGGAGGCTGATGGCAGCGACAGTTtagaggtacagtagaacctctttattaaggataCCTTTGTGACTCACAATTTCTGTCCTTAATCAGAGGTGTCCTCATTGCAGAGGTCAAAATCAATGGgaaaaaaccaatttgggaccaatgcAACgtttgtccttaatggagagggtgtccttattactCACGAGCCCTCAACAGTGAGCATCTAATTTCGATCTCTCCCCACTCGGGGGTCTGGTGAACATTAATAAACTTTATTAAACATTATTTTGCAGGGTTTTGTGATATGCCACTCCATTGCCGGAGGTACTGGATCTGGCATGGGGTCCTATATGTTAGAAAACTTGAATGACAGATTCCCCAAGAAACTTATCCAGACGTACTCAGTCTTCCCAAATCAGGATGAAATCAGCGACGTCGTCGTCCAGCCGTATAACTCCCTCCTCACTCTCAAGAGATTGACACAGAATGCGGACTGTGTGGTAAGTGTATGTAGGCGTCAGTGATGTCGTCCTCCAGTCTTATTGCTAACTTCTCTCTCTCAACAGGTTGACACAGAATGTTGACTGTGTGATAGAGAGCACTTGATCGTCCAGCACTCAAAAAGAAAACTCAAAATCGACCACTGTACTTTTGACTGAAATTTCTTTTACCTCACTAAATGCAAAGATGCTGGTGATATCAATagatcagatcagatcagatcaTCCTTTTATCTTTTTTCCATAGTTGAAACCTATTGCAAGTTCTACATGACTGTCCAGAGGCAAGTCTTGGCCACATTTATTATGTATTTCAATGGATCTCCTTTGTTTTTCTAGGTCGTATTGGATAACACTGCTCTCCATAGAATCGCGGCTGACAGATTGCACATTGAGACTCCATCATTTGCTCAGATTAACCAGCTGGTGAGTATGAATTCATCAGGTGTAATGAGGAAGTGGGCCTTTGATAAATCCCTGTATATGCCGGGATGAGCGTCTCTGATTTTTGGAGGCTTTCCATTTTCACCTCCCAAAAAGGGCTTAAAATAAAGTAAGAATCTCTTGTTTGCTCAGCACTTTAGCAAATGCTTACAAAATGTCTCGACCTTTTCTTTCTTCTAGGTATCCACCGTAATGTCTGTGAGTACGACGACACTCCGCTACCCGGGATATATGAACAACGATCTGATTGGTCTAATAGCTTCGTTGATTCCGACCCCGCGACTTCACTACCTCATGACGGGATACACGCCACTTACGACAGATTCACAGGTAAAAGCCGTGGGATGTAGGCTGCTTTCAGAAAACCTGCTTCTCTATATCCATGCTCGTTTGAACTAGTTCTTTAATCGTTGAAATGCACTTTTGAATTTTGTAAAAATGGGGAAATTGAAATGATGATAGACGCATGGTTTTAATGGAGTTTGTTGCCATTGCAGGTTGCTAGTGTACGTAAAACGACTGTGTTGGATGTGATGCGTCGTCTTCTGCAGCCAAAGAACATGATGGTGTCCACTCCCGTCCACCGCCAAGCACAACATTGCTATATTTCAATTCTGAATATCATACAAGGCGAGGTTGATCCTACACAGGTAAGTTGTTTCTAGCTGTTGCTGGCAACTCCTTGTCTAGTTTTGCGCACAAGGTGCTAGGCATTTGGGGACCAGTCTTGCCTCTAATTAGGAGAGCAAAGAGTTTCCTCGCCTTTAAGAAACTCCTGATGTTGTTTCTTCGTTCACAGGTTCACAAAAGCCTCCAGCGTATTCGAGAGCGAAAATTAGCGCAGTTCATCCCGTGGGGACCGGCGAGTATCCAGGTGGCGCTGTCGAGGAAGTCTCCATACATCCAGTCAGCTCACCGAGTCAGTGGTTTGATGTTGGCAAACCATACCAGTATCTCCACGGTAAGTATTTGTTGGACACATACAAAATGATATAATTTCAAATGAATATTCTTCTTCTATTCCAGAGACATAGTCATGAACGTTTCGCAGATGAATGAATGATGTATACGCTATTATGATTCAGACTTTTAATGTCTCCACCAATGAGTGGTCTTGCATACATTTGAGCATTATAGTTCTCTGATAGATGGAAAGACAGAAATAAGGGGTGGTTTGTGACCTTACCAACAGTCATCACCTGGGAGTCTCCTGTGTCTAATGAGAAATCACTTCTCATTTCCAGTTATGCGAACGAactctccgacaattcgacaaGTTGCGTAAACGCGAGGCTTTCATGGATCAGTTCAGGAAGGAGCCAATCTTCAAAGACAATCTGGATGAGTTCGATGATTCGCGCGAGGTCATTCAACAGCTGGTTGATGAGTATCATGCGGCGACGAAACCAGATTACATTTCGTGGGGATCGCAGCAGGTTAGTAATAGCAGTTATCTTGATTCCTCTTTGACGACTTCTAAAATGTAAGTCTCCTTAAATAGCTTTACCAGACAGAATTTCCAATGAATTCAGTTGAACAGATTTCTGACAGTCATTCATTGAAGCgaatttaaaatgtgtttgaaGAAATTCACTTCTTCAAGCTCACTGTAATTCAAGACACtgtaaatgtaaatgtactaaaacttcattttattttctattttcagccGGCAGTTTGATCTATCGAATTTGCCTTGAGGAGATTGTATTCAAAGGACGATCGGCATTTGGATTCTGATTCGCTTGCATCGAGATTGGGCATGCAGGAAAGAGAGAATAATTGAACCATGTAATGTGCTCGTCGAGCATtagatcaaagaatttgttgactCAGCATTCCTGACCCATTGTACTTAAAGGGACGTTGACAAGGAAATTTCAATTTTGAGTCCTTGATATAAATGTGGATAACTTGAAATGTGCACTTCTACATGCACAGCAGTGGGTTTAAGTCGTCCTATTTTGCATTGACTGCTGGACAGTTGCAGGTTGCTCATGAATGTTAAGGTTTTCACTGTGTTGCATTTCGTCAGTGTGTGGCGATAGATTGTTATAGGGGGAGGGCGATAAGTAGGGCTTCTGGCAGCATCGCCGACAGCTGATGACATTATGTCCTCTGCAGTAAGTTGCAAATGAACTAACACACCGAGCTAACAGCTAGCAGATGATGTCACAACAATGGTATGG
It encodes:
- the LOC135500218 gene encoding tubulin gamma-1 chain → MPREIITLQLGQCGNQIGMEFWKQLCAEHGISPEGILEEYATEGTDRKDVFFYQADDEHYIPRAVLLDLEPRVINSIMNSSYANLYNPENIYLSKHGGGAGNNWASGYSQAEKLYEEVFDIIDREADGSDSLEGFVICHSIAGGTGSGMGSYMLENLNDRFPKKLIQTYSVFPNQDEISDVVVQPYNSLLTLKRLTQNADCVVVLDNTALHRIAADRLHIETPSFAQINQLVSTVMSVSTTTLRYPGYMNNDLIGLIASLIPTPRLHYLMTGYTPLTTDSQVASVRKTTVLDVMRRLLQPKNMMVSTPVHRQAQHCYISILNIIQGEVDPTQVHKSLQRIRERKLAQFIPWGPASIQVALSRKSPYIQSAHRVSGLMLANHTSISTLCERTLRQFDKLRKREAFMDQFRKEPIFKDNLDEFDDSREVIQQLVDEYHAATKPDYISWGSQQPAV
- the LOC135500692 gene encoding insulin-induced gene 2 protein-like, translated to MSATECSPTSSLMTSIRNFFLRFLLLFSVGVFFALVLNLLQVQRNVTLFPPEVLLSLFSSAWWVPPSCGIAAAVIGLLYPCLDQKLGEVHHYKREWSSVMRCVAVFVGINHASAKIAFANNLQLSLSLAAMSIGLWWLFDRSRSGFGLGVGIAVLATFVTQLLVYNGVYRYTEPDFLYVRSWLPCIFFSGGVTMGNIGRQLAVYDSMDDASKEHTD